One Paludisphaera rhizosphaerae DNA window includes the following coding sequences:
- a CDS encoding phosphoenolpyruvate carboxylase — translation MSTGLVGTSSKNGAAILGRVINPDDPSLHPEAARSILKFTFPEEDKERVAALLAKNQEAGLTADERAELDEYLRADAFLSVLKSKARLSLKRAGLKS, via the coding sequence ATGTCAACAGGACTCGTCGGCACATCATCGAAGAACGGAGCGGCCATCCTCGGCCGGGTCATCAACCCCGACGACCCGTCTTTGCACCCGGAGGCCGCCCGCTCGATCCTGAAGTTTACGTTTCCGGAAGAGGACAAGGAGCGAGTGGCCGCTTTGCTCGCGAAGAATCAGGAGGCTGGACTCACTGCGGACGAGCGGGCCGAGCTTGACGAATACCTTCGCGCCGACGCCTTTCTCTCTGTGCTCAAGTCGAAGGCTCGGCTCTCGCTTAAGCGCGCCGGGCTGAAGTCCTAA
- a CDS encoding HNH endonuclease, protein MTPTLERRVRRRARGRCEYCRLPRFASEFTFPIDHIIARQHGGATEADNLAQSCPHCNAHKGPNIAGLDPSTGEFTRLYHPRIHRWREHFAWTGAVLKGRTPIGRTTIEVLAINDPDMVAAREALIEEGRFPGR, encoded by the coding sequence ATGACGCCCACACTGGAACGTCGCGTTCGGCGACGTGCGAGAGGACGCTGCGAATACTGCCGGCTCCCCCGCTTTGCCTCTGAATTCACCTTCCCCATCGACCATATCATCGCCCGGCAGCACGGCGGCGCGACCGAGGCTGACAACCTCGCGCAAAGCTGCCCTCACTGCAACGCCCACAAGGGGCCGAATATCGCCGGGCTAGATCCCAGCACGGGCGAATTTACACGGCTTTATCATCCCCGTATTCACCGCTGGCGCGAGCATTTCGCCTGGACGGGAGCCGTGCTCAAGGGGCGCACTCCCATCGGTCGTACCACCATCGAGGTTCTCGCGATCAATGACCCAGACATGGTAGCCGCTCGCGAGGCGCTCATCGAAGAGGGCAGATTCCCGGGTCGATAA